From one Campylobacter concisus genomic stretch:
- the obgE gene encoding GTPase ObgE, translating to MFIDSAKLTLSSGHGGAGAVSFRREKHVILGGPDGGDGGDGGDVYFVCDNNTHTLANYKGKRAMKAGNGEAGMGKRMTGKKGENLELIVPPGTAVYDAQTNELLCDIVSEGQKTLFLKGGKGGLGNFHFKSSINQAPEYAQKGMPEESIEVRLELKLIADVGLVGFPNVGKSTLISTVSNAKPQIANYEFTTLTPKLGLVEVDEFSGFVMADIPGIIEGASDGRGLGVKFLKHIERNKILLFMIDGANYRSMSEQFSVLKEEVAKFSSVLASRDYAIAITRVDAAENLDENIKEFIKFLKLKPEQNGKFIYKQDLLSFDHSKPYFILPISSATNENIDELKFALLELLKNEL from the coding sequence ATGTTTATAGATAGTGCAAAATTGACTCTAAGTTCGGGGCATGGTGGAGCTGGAGCTGTGAGTTTTCGCCGTGAAAAACACGTCATTTTAGGTGGTCCTGATGGCGGAGATGGCGGAGATGGCGGAGATGTTTATTTTGTTTGTGACAACAATACCCATACTTTAGCAAATTATAAGGGTAAAAGAGCCATGAAGGCTGGCAATGGTGAAGCTGGCATGGGCAAGCGAATGACTGGCAAAAAGGGCGAAAATTTAGAACTCATAGTCCCTCCTGGTACAGCTGTTTATGATGCACAGACAAATGAACTACTCTGTGATATAGTTAGTGAGGGTCAAAAGACGCTATTTTTAAAGGGCGGTAAAGGTGGACTCGGAAATTTTCACTTTAAAAGCTCTATCAACCAAGCTCCAGAATACGCACAAAAAGGTATGCCTGAAGAGAGTATTGAAGTAAGGCTCGAGTTAAAGCTCATTGCTGATGTTGGTTTGGTGGGCTTTCCAAATGTTGGTAAATCAACGCTTATTTCAACAGTATCAAACGCCAAACCACAGATCGCAAACTACGAATTTACAACGCTTACGCCAAAGCTTGGCCTTGTTGAGGTCGATGAGTTTAGTGGCTTTGTCATGGCTGACATTCCTGGTATTATCGAGGGGGCGAGCGATGGACGCGGTTTGGGCGTTAAATTTCTAAAACATATCGAGCGAAATAAAATTTTACTTTTCATGATAGACGGAGCAAATTATAGAAGTATGAGCGAGCAGTTTAGTGTGCTAAAAGAAGAAGTTGCTAAATTTTCAAGCGTGCTTGCCAGCAGGGACTATGCTATCGCGATCACCAGAGTCGATGCGGCGGAAAATTTAGATGAAAATATAAAAGAATTTATAAAATTTTTAAAGCTAAAGCCAGAGCAAAACGGTAAATTTATCTACAAACAAGATTTACTCAGCTTTGATCATTCAAAACCATATTTTATTTTGCCGATCTCATCAGCGACAAATGAGAACATCGACGAGCTTAAATTTGCACTTCTTGAGCTACTTAAAAATGAGCTTTGA